In a genomic window of Flavobacterium sp. KACC 22761:
- the era gene encoding GTPase Era — MSHKAGFVNIIGNPNVGKSTLMNAFVGERLSIITSKAQTTRHRILGIVNGEDFQLVLSDTPGIIKPAYEMQESMMNFVKSAFEDADILIYMVEIGEQDLKDEDFFKKIIHAKIPVLLLLNKIDNSNQEQLEQQVTFWKEKVPNAEIFPISALQNFNVPEVFGRIIELLPESPPYYPKDQLTDKPERFFVNETIREKILLNYAKEIPYAVEIVTEEFHETDSIIRIRSVIMVERDTQKGIIIGHKGAALKKVGTDARADLEKFFGKQIHIELYVKVNKNWRSNANMLKRFGYNQ; from the coding sequence ATGTCACATAAAGCAGGTTTTGTAAACATTATCGGAAATCCAAATGTTGGAAAATCAACATTGATGAACGCTTTCGTTGGAGAGCGATTATCGATCATTACATCAAAAGCACAAACTACTCGTCATAGAATTCTTGGAATTGTAAACGGAGAAGACTTTCAATTGGTATTGTCTGATACTCCTGGAATCATCAAACCAGCTTACGAAATGCAGGAATCGATGATGAACTTTGTAAAATCGGCTTTTGAAGATGCTGACATTTTAATCTACATGGTCGAAATAGGCGAACAGGATTTAAAAGACGAAGATTTCTTCAAGAAAATCATTCACGCTAAGATTCCGGTTTTATTGCTTTTAAATAAAATTGACAATTCAAACCAAGAACAATTAGAACAGCAAGTTACTTTCTGGAAAGAAAAAGTGCCAAATGCAGAGATTTTCCCAATTTCGGCTTTGCAGAACTTCAACGTTCCAGAAGTCTTCGGAAGAATTATCGAATTATTGCCAGAATCACCACCTTATTATCCTAAAGACCAATTAACAGACAAACCAGAACGTTTCTTTGTTAACGAAACCATTCGTGAGAAAATCTTATTGAATTACGCTAAGGAAATTCCATACGCAGTAGAAATCGTAACAGAAGAATTTCATGAAACCGATTCTATTATCCGAATCCGTTCAGTAATTATGGTGGAGCGCGATACACAGAAAGGAATCATTATCGGACATAAAGGTGCTGCTTTGAAGAAGGTAGGAACTGATGCCCGTGCCGATTTAGAGAAATTCTTTGGAAAACAAATTCACATTGAGCTTTATGTAAAAGTGAACAAAAACTGGAGAAGCAACGCAAATATGTTGAAACGATTTGGTTATAATCAGTAG
- the der gene encoding ribosome biogenesis GTPase Der: MSNNIVAIVGRPNVGKSTLFNRLIQRREAIVDSVSGVTRDRNYGKSEWNGKEFSVIDTGGYVRGSDDVFEGEIRKQVELAIDEADVIIFVVDVEEGITPMDETVAKLLRKVTKPVLLAVNKVDNAMREKDAVEFYNLGLGDYYTFASISGSGTGDLLDALIEAFPEKPEPVTPEVELPRFAVVGRPNAGKSSFINALIGKDRYIVTDIAGTTRDAIDTKFDRFGFEFNLVDTAGIRRKAKVKEDLEFYSVMRSVRAIEHADICILVIDATRGFEGQDQSIFWLAEKNRKGVVILVNKWDLVEKDTMSTRDYEEKIKKELMPFTDVPILFVSALTKQRLLKALEATVQVFENRKQRIATSKFNEYMLKVIEAYPPPATKGKYVKIKYCMQLPTQTPQFVFFANMPQYVKEPYKRYLENKIREKWDFAGVPIDIYIREK; the protein is encoded by the coding sequence ATGAGTAATAACATTGTTGCGATAGTAGGAAGACCTAATGTAGGGAAATCGACCCTTTTTAATAGGCTGATACAAAGAAGAGAAGCTATTGTAGATTCAGTATCTGGGGTTACCCGTGATAGAAACTATGGTAAAAGCGAGTGGAACGGAAAAGAGTTTTCTGTCATTGATACAGGTGGATACGTTCGAGGGTCTGATGACGTTTTTGAAGGTGAAATTCGTAAACAGGTAGAACTTGCTATCGATGAAGCCGATGTTATTATTTTTGTGGTTGATGTTGAAGAAGGAATTACGCCAATGGATGAAACCGTTGCAAAATTGCTTCGTAAAGTAACAAAACCAGTTTTATTGGCTGTAAATAAGGTTGATAATGCAATGCGCGAAAAAGACGCAGTTGAGTTTTATAACCTTGGTTTAGGTGATTATTATACTTTTGCAAGTATTTCTGGAAGCGGAACAGGAGATTTATTGGATGCTTTGATTGAAGCTTTCCCAGAAAAACCGGAGCCAGTTACTCCAGAGGTAGAATTGCCTCGTTTTGCGGTTGTAGGACGTCCGAATGCTGGAAAATCTAGCTTTATCAACGCTTTGATTGGTAAAGATCGTTATATTGTTACTGATATTGCTGGAACAACTCGCGATGCTATTGATACTAAATTTGACCGTTTTGGTTTCGAATTTAACTTGGTTGATACTGCGGGAATTCGTCGTAAAGCAAAAGTTAAGGAAGATTTAGAGTTTTATTCTGTAATGCGTTCTGTACGTGCGATTGAACATGCAGATATTTGTATCTTGGTTATTGATGCAACTCGTGGATTTGAAGGTCAGGATCAAAGTATTTTCTGGTTGGCTGAGAAAAACCGTAAAGGTGTTGTGATCTTGGTAAACAAATGGGATTTGGTTGAAAAAGATACCATGTCAACGCGTGATTACGAAGAGAAAATCAAAAAAGAATTGATGCCTTTTACAGATGTGCCAATTTTATTCGTTTCGGCTTTAACAAAACAACGTTTGCTAAAAGCGCTTGAAGCTACAGTTCAGGTTTTCGAAAATAGAAAACAAAGAATTGCTACTTCAAAATTCAACGAATACATGTTGAAGGTGATTGAAGCTTATCCGCCACCAGCGACAAAAGGTAAGTATGTGAAAATTAAATATTGTATGCAGTTGCCAACTCAAACGCCTCAGTTTGTGTTTTTTGCAAATATGCCGCAATATGTTAAAGAGCCATATAAAAGATATCTGGAGAATAAAATCAGAGAAAAATGGGACTTTGCAGGAGTTCCAATCGATATTTATATCAGAGAAAAATAA